The following are from one region of the Salvia splendens isolate huo1 chromosome 2, SspV2, whole genome shotgun sequence genome:
- the LOC121763354 gene encoding bifunctional protein FolD 1, mitochondrial-like, with protein sequence MKRRAVPIGAALHSICSGTRFLSLSTSGAFSHKTIKSPALSSVDIVDSWDSTSKLPVQPCTQKLSKNQTAKIIDGSAIAEGIRSRIASEVRRMKESIGRVPSLAAILVGQRRDSLTYVRNKTIASEEVGIKFKLTSLREDCTESEVCNALCRYSEDPSVHGILLQLPLPQHLDEAKILSFISLEKDVDGFHPLNIGHLAMQGMEPLFIPCTPKGCIELLLQSGVEIMGKNAVVIGRSNIVGLPMSLLLQRHHATVTVLDALTKNPEKIAREADILVTAAGVPDLVRGSWLKPGAVVLDVGTNPIEDCTSEHGYHLVGDVCFEEAVRVASAITPVPGGVGPMTVAMLLCNTLEAAKRALNFTTTC encoded by the exons ATGAAAAGAAGAGCGGTGCCAATTGGAGCTGCTTTGCACTCGATTTGTTCGGGGACGAGATTTCTAAGTCTATCGACATCAGGGGCTTTCAGCCACAAAACTATAAAGTCACCTGCCCTTTCATCGGTTGACATTGTAGATTCATGGGATTCTACTTCCAAGCTACCGGTACAGCCATGTACTCAGAAATTGT CAAAGAACCAGACTGCGAAGATAATAGATGGAAGTGCAATTGCTGAGGGGATAAGGTCCAGAATAGCTTCTGAGGTAAGAAGAATGAAGGAATCGATTGGACGGGTTCCCAGCTTGGCTGCCATATTAGTGGGTCAACGAAGAGATTCTCTAACATATGTGCGCAACAAAACAATAGCTAGTGAAGAGGTTGGCATCAAGTTTAAGCTGACATCCCTTCGTGAAGATTGTACGGAATCTGAAGTTTGCAATGCTTTGTGTAGATATAGTGAGGATCCATCAGTTCATGGTATTCTTCTGCAGCTTCCCTTGCCACAG CATTTGGATGAGGCGAAAATACTGAGTTTCATCAGCCTCGAGAAAGACGTTGATGGTTTTCATCCTCTCAATATTGGACATTTAGCAATGCAAGGAATGGAGCCACTGTTTATTCCTTGCACCCCAAAGGGTTGTATTGAGTTGCTTCTGCAGTCTGGCGTCGAGATTATGGGGAAGAACGCTGTGGTGATCGGTAGGAGCAACATAGTCGGATTACCTATGTCCTTGTTGCTTCAG AGGCACCACGCAACTGTGACTGTTCTTGATGCATTAACGAAGAACCCAGAAAAGATAGCCCGCGAAGCTGATATTCTAGTGACGGCTGCTGGAGTACCAGATTTGGTCCGTGGCAGTTGGTTAAAGCCGGGGGCAGTTGTGCTCGATGTTGGAACGAACCCCATTGAG GATTGCACGAGCGAGCACGGGTATCATCTAGTTGGAGATGTTTGCTTTGAGGAAGCCGTTAGAGTAGCTTCTGCAATCACGCCCGTGCCGGGAGGAGTTGGACCAATGACCGTTGCTATGCTGCTTTGCAACACTCTTGAGGCCGCAAAACGCGCCCTCAATTTTACTACTACTTGCTAA